In the Actinomycetota bacterium genome, TGTACGACGCGCTGGCCCAGATCGCGCCGTCACCGGTCGTGGACCTGAACCGTGCGGTCGCGCGCCTGGCTCGATAAGAGGTACGGGGGGCCCCTCACGTCGGTGGGCCCCGAGCGGATCGAGTACGTCGACCCGGAAGCCGTTGTGTCGATCTACGACTCCCGCCCGTCGTGGCTCCTCCACCGGAATCTCCGCGGCGACCGTGCGGGTCCACCTGCACCGCGGGCGGAAGCGCCTCCGCGATTTGTTGGGATCCGAGGAGCGTGACCCGAGGGCCGCGGACGTTCGCCGACGGGACGTGTTGGGCGGCCTCCTTCACGAGTACAGCGTCGCGGCATGAGTTTGTGTACCTCACGGGTCCAGGGGCCCGAGTAAGCTCAGAAGCGCATGCCGACCGTTCGCGAGGTCATGACGACCGAACTGGTCTCGGTCCAGCCCGCGACCCTGGTGATGGACGCCGCTCACGCGATGTTCTCCGGTGGCGCCGGATCGGCGCTCGTCATGGATGGCGGCAAGGTGATCGGCATCTTCACCGAGCGTGACATCATGCAAGCCTTGGCCGTCCAGCCCGACGCCGGACGGTCCTCTCGCGTGGCGCAGTGGATGACGTCCGACCCGGCGACGATCGGTCCGGACTCAGCGGTGGGGGAGGCACTCGACCGTATGCTTGCCGGCCACTTCCGTCACCTCCCCGTGGTCGAGGACGAGGCGGTCGTCGGCATAGTCTCGATGCGTGACCTCGCAAGGAGCATCGCGAAGAAGTGACCCCCGCCGCGG is a window encoding:
- a CDS encoding CBS domain-containing protein, which codes for MPTVREVMTTELVSVQPATLVMDAAHAMFSGGAGSALVMDGGKVIGIFTERDIMQALAVQPDAGRSSRVAQWMTSDPATIGPDSAVGEALDRMLAGHFRHLPVVEDEAVVGIVSMRDLARSIAKK